The proteins below come from a single Azospirillaceae bacterium genomic window:
- a CDS encoding cytochrome c oxidase subunit 3, whose translation MGVVLLFLGVIAAVAAWWLWRHGLADKPWLEVGVAGDLPGAGAPLHPAPLHPAAKATAAKVGLGVFLAVAGSLFALFISAYSMRMQFADWRPLPDMGLLWVNTGVLILASAALQGAQVSAQRERIDGVRAGLAVGGVSTLAFVFGQLVVWQQLAAAGFLAPANPANAFFYLVTAAHGLHVLGGLAALGRVFARVWPEPDGDPDRVRLGVELCALYWHFLLLVWVVLFGMLAMTALPDWLYAICFGT comes from the coding sequence ATGGGTGTCGTGCTGCTCTTCCTGGGGGTGATCGCCGCCGTCGCCGCGTGGTGGCTGTGGCGCCACGGGCTGGCGGACAAGCCCTGGCTGGAGGTGGGCGTGGCCGGCGACCTCCCCGGTGCGGGCGCCCCGCTCCACCCGGCACCGCTCCACCCGGCCGCGAAGGCGACCGCCGCGAAGGTCGGGTTGGGGGTGTTCCTCGCCGTCGCCGGTTCGCTGTTCGCGCTGTTCATCAGCGCCTATTCCATGCGGATGCAGTTCGCCGACTGGCGCCCCCTGCCCGACATGGGACTGCTGTGGGTCAACACCGGCGTTCTGATCCTGGCCAGCGCGGCATTGCAAGGGGCGCAGGTGTCCGCGCAGCGGGAACGGATCGACGGGGTGCGGGCGGGCCTTGCCGTGGGCGGCGTGTCCACCCTGGCGTTCGTGTTCGGCCAGCTTGTGGTGTGGCAGCAGTTGGCGGCGGCGGGCTTCCTGGCGCCGGCCAATCCGGCCAACGCCTTCTTCTATCTCGTCACCGCCGCGCACGGGCTGCACGTGTTGGGCGGTCTGGCGGCATTGGGCCGGGTGTTCGCCAGGGTGTGGCCGGAACCGGACGGGGATCCGGACCGGGTGCGGCTGGGTGTCGAGCTGTGCGCCCTGTACTGGCACTTCCTGCTTCTGGTCTGGGTCGTGCTGTTCGGCATGCTGGCGATGACCGCCCTGCCCGACTGGCTTTACGCGATTTGCTTCGGCACCTAG
- a CDS encoding heme-copper oxidase subunit III family protein — translation MVEAASTGTQGAPPRPAGWRGVVTDWASDQRAFKSASWGKAMMWVFLLSDTFVFGCFLLSYMTARMSTVEPWPNPSEVFALTIGGVEMPLILIAIMTFVLITSSGTMAMAVNFGYRRDRAKTAALMLVTAALGAAFVGMQAFEWTKLIHEGVRPWGNPWGAAQFGSSFFMITGFHGTHVTIGVLFLLIVARKVWRGDFETGRKGFFTGRSGSYEIVEITGLYWHFVDLVWVFIFAFFYLW, via the coding sequence ATGGTGGAAGCGGCATCGACAGGCACCCAAGGCGCCCCGCCACGGCCCGCCGGTTGGCGCGGTGTCGTCACGGACTGGGCCTCGGACCAGCGGGCATTCAAGAGCGCGTCCTGGGGCAAGGCCATGATGTGGGTCTTCCTGCTCAGCGACACCTTCGTCTTCGGCTGCTTCCTGCTGTCCTACATGACCGCACGCATGTCGACGGTCGAGCCGTGGCCCAACCCCAGCGAGGTGTTCGCGCTGACCATCGGCGGCGTGGAGATGCCGCTGATCCTGATCGCGATCATGACCTTCGTCCTGATCACCAGCAGCGGCACCATGGCGATGGCGGTCAACTTCGGCTACCGCCGGGACCGTGCGAAGACCGCGGCGCTGATGCTGGTGACCGCGGCCCTGGGCGCGGCCTTCGTCGGCATGCAGGCCTTCGAGTGGACGAAGCTGATCCACGAAGGGGTGCGGCCCTGGGGCAATCCCTGGGGGGCGGCCCAGTTCGGCTCCAGCTTCTTCATGATCACCGGCTTCCACGGCACCCACGTGACCATCGGGGTGCTGTTCCTGCTGATCGTCGCGCGGAAGGTTTGGCGGGGGGATTTCGAGACCGGACGGAAAGGGTTTTTCACCGGCAGGTCGGGGTCCTACGAGATCGTCGAGATCACCGGCCTGTACTGGCACTTCGTCGATCTCGTGTGGGTCTTCATCTTCGCCTTCTTCTATCTCTGGTGA
- a CDS encoding cytochrome C oxidase subunit IV family protein, translating into MAHATDAHPGVPHRQTQAHAEGQQHPIRLYLVVWGWLFVLSACSYMVDYIGLHGYPRWGLILLFMMLKAGLIVAVFMHMAWERLALVYAILVPPLLVLVFVGIMVFESNYTVFNRVLFFNAGT; encoded by the coding sequence ATGGCGCACGCAACGGACGCGCACCCGGGGGTGCCCCACCGCCAAACGCAGGCCCATGCGGAGGGCCAGCAGCATCCGATCCGGCTTTACCTGGTGGTCTGGGGCTGGCTGTTCGTCCTCAGCGCGTGCTCGTACATGGTCGATTACATCGGCCTGCACGGGTATCCGCGGTGGGGCCTGATCCTGCTGTTCATGATGCTGAAGGCGGGGCTGATCGTGGCCGTCTTCATGCACATGGCCTGGGAAAGGCTGGCCCTGGTCTATGCCATCCTGGTCCCGCCGCTGCTGGTGCTGGTGTTCGTGGGGATCATGGTGTTCGAATCGAACTACACGGTCTTCAACCGCGTCCTGTTCTTCAACGCGGGCACCTGA
- a CDS encoding DUF2189 domain-containing protein, whose amino-acid sequence MANTSTFAHTAADPAHPAIRRIGIADLKDALARGRDDFMAAPTQLLFLGVIYPVIGLIAARVFGGGGLLQLLYPLVAGLSLMGPIAAIGIYELSRRREQGLEVSWSNAFDVLRSPSLFPIAVLGVVLLAIFVAWVFAAQAIYQATMGASAAPDSVGAFLGLIFATAAGWRLIIFGNLVGLIFAILVLTLTVVSFPMLLDRRVGPVAAVSTSIRAVLANPVTMAVWGLIVAFLLLLGSLPFFVGLAVVMPILGHATWHLYRKVVVS is encoded by the coding sequence ATGGCGAACACATCCACCTTTGCCCATACCGCGGCCGATCCCGCCCATCCCGCCATCCGCCGGATCGGCATCGCCGATCTGAAGGACGCCCTTGCCAGGGGCCGCGACGATTTCATGGCGGCGCCGACGCAGCTTCTGTTCCTCGGCGTCATCTATCCCGTCATCGGCCTGATCGCGGCGCGGGTGTTCGGCGGCGGCGGCCTGCTGCAACTGCTCTACCCGCTGGTCGCCGGCCTGTCCCTGATGGGCCCGATCGCGGCCATCGGCATCTACGAATTGAGCCGGCGCCGCGAGCAGGGGCTCGAGGTGTCCTGGTCGAATGCGTTCGATGTGCTGCGCTCGCCGTCGCTGTTCCCGATCGCGGTGCTGGGCGTGGTGTTGCTGGCCATCTTCGTCGCCTGGGTGTTCGCGGCACAGGCCATCTACCAGGCGACCATGGGCGCCAGCGCCGCGCCGGACTCGGTCGGGGCCTTCCTCGGCCTGATCTTCGCCACCGCCGCCGGATGGCGCCTGATCATCTTCGGGAACCTCGTCGGCCTGATCTTCGCCATCCTGGTCCTGACCCTGACGGTGGTGTCCTTCCCGATGCTGCTGGACCGGCGGGTCGGCCCGGTGGCGGCCGTATCGACCTCGATCCGGGCGGTCCTCGCGAACCCGGTCACCATGGCGGTGTGGGGTCTGATCGTCGCGTTCCTGCTGCTGCTCGGCAGTTTGCCCTTCTTCGTCGGCCTTGCGGTCGTCATGCCGATCCTGGGGCACGCGACCTGGCACTTGTACAGGAAGGTTGTCGTCTCGTGA
- a CDS encoding methyltransferase — translation MQTIADLVLTLSGIVVLGAFTWATRKHFVTAKAPVEFKVISLVSITAFAAFLHQLWTLEQGVAAHALGLSLFAVALVLFAAAIRASRKDRLTFVFEKDEPRFLLRHGPYRVIRHPFYTSYTLFWIGCAVAAASPVSALFAAILFAIYVVAARTEEGKFQQSPLAAEYAAYRRETGFFWPRLRA, via the coding sequence ATGCAAACCATCGCCGATCTGGTGCTGACCTTATCCGGCATCGTCGTACTGGGAGCCTTCACTTGGGCCACGCGGAAACACTTCGTGACCGCCAAAGCCCCGGTCGAGTTCAAGGTGATTTCCCTGGTGTCCATCACCGCATTCGCGGCGTTCCTCCACCAGCTCTGGACGCTGGAACAGGGCGTCGCGGCGCACGCGCTGGGGTTGTCGCTCTTCGCCGTGGCCCTGGTGCTGTTCGCGGCGGCGATCAGGGCATCGCGGAAGGACCGGCTGACTTTCGTGTTCGAGAAGGACGAACCCCGATTCCTTCTGAGGCACGGCCCCTACCGGGTCATCCGCCACCCCTTCTACACCTCGTACACGTTGTTCTGGATCGGGTGCGCGGTGGCAGCGGCTTCGCCGGTGTCGGCCCTCTTCGCGGCCATTCTCTTCGCCATCTACGTTGTCGCGGCCCGGACCGAGGAGGGCAAGTTCCAGCAGTCCCCCCTTGCGGCCGAATATGCCGCCTACCGGCGCGAAACCGGATTCTTCTGGCCCCGGCTGCGGGCCTAA
- the rpoH gene encoding RNA polymerase sigma factor RpoH yields MKNTQVANDIIPHEDALSRAMREAGRFPLLTSEEEQLVSRRWRDNRDPKAMETLVQSHLRLVAKIARGFSGYGLPVADLIAEGHLGLMQAVEKFDPDKGFRFNTYAVWWIRAAIQTYILHNWSLVKMGTTAAQKKLFFNLRRLKAQLTEMEVGDLRPETVKAIAEELNVPEQEVIEMNRRLAATESSLNAEVGEDGDAQMQDFLVDERPSQETLLADRQELTLRRKLLERSLAMLSDRERRILVERRLRENPTTLEELGKEYAVSRERVRQIEARAFEKLQKAMRVAAQAEALPLAA; encoded by the coding sequence ATGAAGAACACGCAAGTCGCAAACGACATCATCCCGCACGAGGACGCGCTCAGCCGCGCCATGCGGGAGGCGGGCCGTTTCCCCCTCCTCACCTCCGAGGAAGAGCAGCTCGTTTCCCGGCGTTGGCGTGACAACCGCGATCCCAAGGCCATGGAGACGCTCGTGCAGAGCCATCTCCGTCTGGTTGCCAAGATCGCGCGCGGGTTCTCGGGTTATGGGCTGCCGGTGGCCGACCTTATCGCGGAAGGCCACCTGGGCCTGATGCAGGCCGTGGAGAAGTTCGACCCGGACAAGGGGTTCCGCTTTAACACCTACGCGGTGTGGTGGATCCGGGCGGCCATCCAGACCTACATCCTGCACAACTGGTCGCTGGTGAAGATGGGCACCACCGCGGCGCAGAAGAAGCTGTTCTTCAACCTGCGCCGCCTGAAGGCCCAGTTGACCGAGATGGAGGTGGGCGACCTGCGGCCGGAAACGGTCAAGGCCATCGCCGAGGAACTGAACGTGCCGGAACAGGAGGTGATCGAGATGAATCGCCGCCTGGCCGCCACGGAAAGCTCGCTGAACGCGGAGGTCGGCGAGGACGGCGACGCCCAGATGCAGGACTTCCTGGTGGACGAGCGTCCGAGCCAGGAAACGCTGCTGGCCGACCGCCAGGAACTGACCCTGCGGCGCAAGCTGCTGGAGCGCAGCCTGGCCATGCTCAGCGACCGTGAGCGGCGCATCCTGGTGGAGCGCCGCCTCCGGGAGAACCCGACCACGCTCGAGGAACTCGGCAAGGAATACGCCGTGTCCCGCGAGCGCGTCCGCCAGATCGAGGCGCGCGCCTTCGAGAAATTGCAGAAGGCGATGCGCGTGGCAGCCCAGGCGGAGGCCCTCCCCCTCGCCGCCTGA
- a CDS encoding DUF3775 domain-containing protein has product MLNRLSVDEVRRIAETARDAVAARDRLVGGLHNIDLGDQTDERGSRNPTDIDTLKVIDQAGGDARYEALKEAIQRLGPDARQELKALYLLGRGDYTADQWTQAMDTAAQSPPSADIDYLSERLNLPEDLMKGLHKLRAL; this is encoded by the coding sequence ATGCTGAACCGGCTCAGTGTGGACGAGGTCCGACGTATCGCCGAAACCGCGCGCGACGCGGTGGCCGCCCGCGACCGCTTGGTGGGCGGGCTTCACAACATCGACCTTGGCGACCAGACGGACGAGCGCGGGTCGCGCAATCCCACCGACATCGACACGCTCAAGGTGATCGACCAGGCCGGCGGCGATGCGCGCTACGAGGCCCTGAAGGAAGCAATCCAACGCCTGGGCCCCGATGCCCGCCAGGAATTGAAGGCGCTCTACCTCCTTGGCCGGGGCGATTACACGGCCGACCAGTGGACCCAGGCGATGGACACCGCGGCCCAGAGCCCGCCGTCGGCCGACATCGACTATCTGTCCGAACGGTTGAACCTGCCGGAAGACCTGATGAAGGGGTTGCACAAGCTGCGGGCGCTTTAA
- a CDS encoding helix-turn-helix transcriptional regulator, with protein MATPIPSRTPNQGTRTSFGDMLRSWRRIRRSSQLDLALACGVSQRHLSFLESGRARPSRGMVLNLASALDMPLRQQNALLLAAGYAPAFGQRPLDTADMRPVTAAVERMMAQQAPYPALLVDAAYNLLRANAPAVDLLAFLLGRAPAPDGPAPNLVRLLFDPDGLRPHVEDWPVTAAWMVRRLRAELAGGHGAGAGGDLAALLSDPDIVSGFADTGDGAADLPPALVLKLRQGEVRLALLSMIATVGTPLDAVAQDLRLEFFFPADAATDRWFRDRAAASG; from the coding sequence ATGGCGACCCCCATCCCGTCCCGGACCCCGAACCAGGGCACCCGCACGAGCTTCGGGGACATGCTGCGGAGCTGGCGCCGGATCCGTCGGTCGAGCCAGTTGGATCTGGCGCTTGCCTGCGGCGTGTCGCAACGGCACCTGAGCTTTCTGGAGTCCGGCCGTGCCCGGCCCAGCCGCGGCATGGTCCTGAACCTCGCGTCCGCCCTGGACATGCCGCTGCGCCAGCAGAACGCGCTGCTGCTCGCCGCCGGCTACGCCCCCGCCTTCGGCCAGCGCCCGCTGGATACCGCCGACATGCGGCCGGTGACGGCGGCGGTGGAGCGCATGATGGCCCAACAGGCGCCCTACCCGGCCCTGCTGGTGGACGCCGCCTACAACCTGCTGCGGGCCAATGCCCCCGCCGTCGACCTGCTCGCCTTCCTGCTTGGCCGGGCACCGGCCCCCGACGGACCGGCGCCGAACCTGGTCCGCCTGCTTTTCGACCCCGACGGCCTGCGCCCCCATGTCGAGGATTGGCCGGTCACGGCGGCGTGGATGGTCCGGCGCCTCCGGGCGGAACTCGCCGGCGGGCATGGCGCCGGGGCGGGCGGGGATCTGGCCGCCCTGCTGTCCGATCCGGACATCGTGTCCGGTTTCGCCGACACCGGCGACGGGGCGGCCGACCTCCCGCCCGCACTCGTGCTCAAGCTGCGGCAGGGCGAGGTCCGGCTGGCGCTCCTGTCGATGATCGCGACGGTCGGCACGCCGCTGGACGCCGTGGCGCAGGACCTGCGGTTGGAGTTCTTCTTCCCCGCCGACGCGGCGACCGACCGCTGGTTCCGCGACCGGGCCGCCGCGTCGGGTTGA
- a CDS encoding erythromycin esterase family protein — translation MDTHTPARGVLADRIARAARPLPDPDDAVFADAFDDLGSARIVLLGESSHGTSEFYRARAAITRRLVERHGFTIVAVEADWPDAAQVDAVVRGGARPSTADGPPFQRFPTWMWRNREMADLIGWMRAYNDGVPDPEAKVGFFGLDLYSMRASIQAVLNYLDRIDPETGKAARKRYACLEPWQDRPERYGRAALSEGFGRCEQGVLATLRDLLEKRIEYAGQGGAQYFDAAQNARLVADAERYYRALYLGGEDTWNLRDTHMADSLQALLDWRPGAKAVVWAHNSHIGDARATGMADRGELNLGQLCRERWGDDRSGAGRAVRLVGFGTHAGTVAAADDWGEPVRIRDVVPSLPDSVERACHDAGLSRFVLALGDEAPDGLTELGRPMLQRFIGVVYRPETERWSHYIPCRLVSQYDRYVYFDTSRAVRPLPSAPPSGATPDTFPFGL, via the coding sequence ATGGACACCCACACACCCGCCCGCGGCGTGCTGGCGGATCGTATCGCGCGGGCGGCCCGGCCCCTGCCGGACCCGGACGATGCCGTGTTCGCGGACGCCTTCGACGATCTGGGCAGCGCGCGGATCGTGCTGCTGGGCGAGTCGAGCCACGGGACGTCCGAATTCTACCGGGCGCGGGCCGCCATCACCCGCCGGCTCGTCGAACGCCACGGCTTCACCATCGTCGCGGTGGAGGCCGACTGGCCGGATGCCGCGCAGGTGGATGCGGTGGTGCGCGGTGGCGCTCGGCCCTCGACGGCGGACGGTCCCCCGTTCCAGCGCTTCCCCACCTGGATGTGGCGGAACCGGGAAATGGCGGATTTGATCGGCTGGATGCGTGCCTACAATGACGGGGTTCCGGACCCCGAGGCCAAGGTCGGATTCTTCGGCCTGGACCTCTACAGCATGCGGGCGTCGATCCAGGCCGTCCTGAACTACCTGGACAGGATCGATCCCGAAACGGGGAAGGCCGCGCGCAAACGCTACGCCTGTTTGGAACCCTGGCAGGACCGTCCGGAACGGTACGGCCGTGCCGCCCTGTCGGAAGGGTTCGGCCGGTGCGAGCAGGGTGTGCTCGCCACACTGCGCGACCTCCTGGAAAAGCGCATCGAGTATGCCGGCCAGGGTGGGGCCCAGTATTTCGACGCCGCCCAGAACGCCCGGCTGGTGGCGGATGCGGAGCGCTACTACCGCGCCCTGTACCTGGGTGGGGAGGACACATGGAACCTGCGCGACACCCACATGGCGGACAGTCTGCAGGCGCTGCTGGACTGGCGGCCCGGCGCCAAGGCCGTCGTATGGGCGCACAACTCCCACATCGGCGATGCGCGCGCGACGGGCATGGCGGACCGTGGGGAACTGAACCTGGGCCAGCTCTGCCGCGAACGTTGGGGGGATGACCGGAGCGGGGCCGGAAGGGCGGTCCGGCTGGTGGGTTTCGGGACCCATGCGGGTACGGTCGCGGCGGCCGACGATTGGGGCGAGCCCGTCCGGATCCGGGACGTGGTTCCGTCGCTGCCCGACAGTGTGGAGCGGGCATGCCATGATGCCGGCCTTTCGCGTTTTGTCCTGGCCCTGGGCGACGAGGCCCCGGACGGGCTGACGGAGTTGGGCCGCCCGATGCTGCAGCGGTTCATCGGCGTGGTCTACCGGCCGGAAACCGAGCGGTGGAGCCACTACATCCCCTGCCGGCTGGTGAGCCAATACGACCGCTACGTCTACTTCGACACGAGCCGGGCCGTCCGCCCGCTGCCGTCGGCGCCGCCGTCGGGCGCCACGCCGGATACCTTCCCCTTCGGGCTGTAG
- a CDS encoding ribonuclease Z, giving the protein MFGLTFLGTAAAVPSSERGLPAVLLEHGPHRFLVDCGEGTQRQLLQSGLGFRRLDKVFLTHVHADHILGLPGLIATLAQWEAAPRLDIHAGPATLRTVRALVDGLWPNGVAGIDVRFVAVETGRVWEGGDLRVDAFPLRHRGTECFGYRFEEMRPVHRLDGARLDALGVPSGPMRSRLAAGETIVLADGRHVRPGDVAGAPRPGLKVAVLGDTVFFPDLVRAVAGCDLLVTEATFTAEDAGRAAAAGHMTATEAATLALEAGVRSLWLTHVSHRTTGEAVAAEARAVFADARVASDFDRVQVSSEQR; this is encoded by the coding sequence ATGTTCGGGCTGACATTCCTCGGAACGGCCGCCGCTGTGCCATCGTCGGAGCGCGGGCTGCCCGCGGTGCTGCTGGAACACGGTCCGCACAGGTTCCTGGTGGACTGCGGCGAGGGCACGCAGCGCCAGCTGCTGCAAAGCGGGCTCGGCTTCCGGCGTCTGGACAAGGTGTTCCTGACCCACGTCCATGCCGACCACATCCTCGGCCTTCCCGGCCTGATCGCCACGCTCGCACAATGGGAAGCGGCACCGCGGCTGGACATCCATGCCGGCCCCGCGACCCTGCGGACCGTGCGGGCCCTGGTGGACGGCCTTTGGCCGAATGGCGTCGCCGGCATCGACGTTCGGTTCGTGGCGGTGGAAACCGGGCGCGTGTGGGAGGGCGGGGATCTGCGGGTGGATGCCTTTCCCCTGCGCCACCGCGGGACCGAATGCTTCGGCTACCGGTTCGAGGAGATGCGCCCGGTCCACCGGCTGGACGGGGCGCGTCTTGATGCGCTCGGCGTTCCGTCCGGGCCGATGCGCAGCCGGCTCGCCGCCGGCGAGACCATCGTCCTCGCCGATGGCCGCCATGTCCGGCCGGGGGATGTGGCGGGCGCCCCGCGTCCCGGCCTGAAGGTGGCCGTGCTCGGCGACACGGTGTTTTTCCCGGACCTCGTCCGGGCGGTCGCCGGATGCGACCTCCTGGTCACGGAGGCGACGTTCACGGCGGAGGACGCCGGACGGGCCGCCGCCGCCGGGCACATGACCGCCACCGAAGCCGCCACGCTCGCCCTCGAAGCGGGGGTCCGGTCCCTGTGGCTGACCCATGTCTCGCACCGGACGACGGGCGAGGCGGTGGCGGCGGAGGCCCGGGCCGTGTTCGCGGACGCCCGCGTCGCATCGGATTTCGACCGTGTTCAGGTCTCGTCGGAGCAGAGGTGA
- a CDS encoding dienelactone hydrolase family protein, translated as MDMTVRRIEVGTASGADPWRPVRFDTDRGPIDAHWYPAETDPAASACGGIVWVGGVGDGLDTPARGLYPRLAADLATRGVHSLRIRFRTPTHLPEAVRDTVAGLRFLSERAGPALGVVGHSMGGAVAIQAAAAEPGVVAAATLATQGYGAGQADRLGPRCALLLIHGMEDDILPPSCSQYVHGLARDPKRLVLLPGAGHALDEAAEVVEREILDFLLARLDGTGPRVE; from the coding sequence ATGGACATGACGGTGCGTCGGATCGAAGTCGGAACCGCGTCCGGTGCGGACCCCTGGCGGCCGGTCCGCTTCGACACCGACCGGGGCCCCATCGACGCGCACTGGTATCCGGCGGAGACCGACCCCGCCGCCTCCGCATGCGGGGGCATCGTCTGGGTCGGCGGCGTGGGCGACGGCCTCGATACGCCGGCGCGGGGCCTTTATCCGCGTCTGGCCGCGGATCTGGCCACCCGGGGCGTGCATTCGCTGCGGATCAGGTTCCGCACACCGACCCATCTCCCCGAGGCCGTGCGCGACACCGTCGCCGGCCTGCGTTTCCTGTCCGAACGCGCCGGGCCGGCGCTGGGGGTGGTGGGGCATTCGATGGGCGGGGCCGTCGCGATCCAAGCCGCCGCGGCGGAGCCGGGCGTCGTGGCGGCGGCCACCCTGGCGACCCAGGGCTACGGCGCGGGACAGGCGGACCGCCTGGGCCCCCGGTGCGCCCTGCTGCTGATCCACGGCATGGAGGACGACATCCTCCCGCCGTCCTGCTCGCAATACGTCCACGGGCTTGCCCGCGACCCGAAGCGCCTGGTCCTTCTGCCGGGTGCCGGGCACGCGCTGGACGAGGCGGCCGAGGTGGTGGAACGCGAAATCCTGGACTTCCTGCTCGCACGCCTGGACGGCACCGGCCCGCGGGTGGAATGA